The Filimonas lacunae genomic sequence ATGCTGTCTTTATTGGCCGTAGTTCCATCATCGAAAGACCAATACCATTGGCTGGCATTAAAACCATCTGCTGCAGGCGACCAGGCAAAATGCACTGAATCTGACAGGCAACCTGTATCCGTATAATGAATAAGCACTTCCGGAACCGGCCTTACCGTAATGGAAGTAATGATCGTTTCCCTTTTTTCGCAGTTCTCTATGAATGGATTGGCTGCTGTAACAGGCAGATCGAATATGCCTGATGTATCAAACTGGTAAGTACCAGGCAGAGCATACTTATAATAGTTGATATTATTAACGAGCACCGTTGCCACAGGCGAAGGATTGGTTTGTGTAATATCTGCCTGTGGCGTCATGCCCGGCAATGCACTCACATGCCATATCAGCTCTGTAGGCTCGTATAACATTAATACAGAAAGCTCTGTGGGGGTATTACGGCAGGTAAACGGATGGGATACAACGGAGGTAGTATCAGGCGTATTGTGCACATTTAATACCGCATGCAAATTGTTGATGGCTGTACCCGCATTGTAACCGTAACTTTCTGCATACCCCAGGCCATAAGTAACCGCTGTAAAAGAAGAATCGCTTTGCACTAAGCATTGAGCTTTTGCAGAGGCCCATTGCTTTACTACTACTATATAATTGGTATCACGCGGGTGTGTATAGGTATGACTGAAATTAGCAAATCCATCTATACGCAGCGAGGGAAACCCTTTTTTCGGTATGATCAGTGTTACAAAATTCCGTTCAATAGCCTCTGCCGTGTTGCGATAAAAACCAACACGCTTAGCTCCTTGTTCCAAAGGACTGAGGTAAATCATTTCAGGATCACCTTTACCACCAGCCAGGCAACCACCCGAAATGAACTGCGCCACCAGCACTGGCTTGTCCGATTCTATATAGTCGCCCTTATCACTCTCAAAGGTATAACTCATAGATGCCGGATCGAAATTAGTGAGTGGCACATTATTTCGCTTCACTACAGTAGCTGCATCGCGCACTACTACTTTGTAGATATTGTTCATAAAAACAGAGGGGCTGATAGTGGATGACAAGGGCGCAGTAAGATAACGTCTGCCCCATGCTTCGTAAGGAAACACCTGTTGCATATCATTATCACCACCCAACACGCCAGCAGAACAGGGGTTACGCGTGCGACTGCTGCCTGAGAAAAAAGCGATCGGATAACAATGCCCGTCTCCGTTGGACACAGAGCGAACGGTAGTACCTGTAAGCTCATATCCCAGGCCACTACCCATACCCATGCCCGCACCTACTACCTGGTAAATATCACCCTTGTCTAACGTTGCATAATAAGTTATTCCCGGAAGCTTGCCATCCCGCGTAGGCACGGATGGAATAATTTCCACCAGCGTATTATCATGTTGCGCCACTACATAACAAAAAGAAAAACAATCATCTTCAAATACCTGCTTACTGTTCAGGGAAGTATAAGCATATCCCCAGGTTTCTACAGGCATGAGCATAGTAGCTCCTGACGAAAGGGATCCATAAATATGTGCATAAGCTACAATGGGCACGTCGCTTTCAATATGAATAGATACATGAAAAAGCCCGTCGCCGCCATTACCTCCAAAACCCGGAGGCAGATCGTATAAACGGCAATCATAGTCACCACCATCTTTAGGCATGGGGTCTGTAACAATTACAGAGTTAGCCGGTACAGGATAGGTTTTGGAAAAACTGTCCGTTCTGCCCCTGACCGTCACTTTTACATTGGCAGGCTGTTCTGCGCTAAAATATAATACCATTTGCTGGCTGTTATCGCCAAAGGGTAATTCCATAAACTGATGCAGACCGTAGCCTGTCCAGAACTCCTTGCCCCTATTAGAAAGCCCCTGTGCCGCCAGCTCCTGTACAAAAGCCGGCAGCACCAGCAGCCATATGATGAATCTGCACCTCATTATCTTACCAGGTTTATACTACCCTTTTTCGTTTGTTTACTACCATCTGCTAATACCAGCTGACACAGGTATATATATACACCCGATGGTTGAGGCTTGCCTTTATAAGTGCCATCCCATCCTTTGTTCTGTTCCCGTGTCTCAAACAGTTTTTCACCCCATTGGTTAAATATGATAAACCGCATTTCCCTGATCACATTACCATATATCTGTATCACATCGTTCAGGCCGTCACCATTAGGTGTGAATGAATTCGGTATAAAAATCTGGCTCTGCAGCACCATTGCTTTCGCTGTTTCAGATACCGTATCCTGACAGGCGCTTTCGCCTCTTACTTTCACCAGCAACGTCACTTCCTGTCCTGGCAACAGGTTAACTATCGTATGTGTTAGACCAAGATTGCCAGACGAAGGAGTAGCCCAGGTGGTGCCGCCATTCACAGATACTTCATACCCCATTGCTCCTGGCACAGCTTCCCATCGGAAACGCACCATATTCGTACCTAAGGAATCTACAGTCGCTACAGGCACTGCCAGTTTGGCCAGTAAAGTGGCTGTTGCTTTTTCTCTTGGCGACTCACAACCATTCTTCACTGCAGTAACATAGAAATTGACGGTCTGCGTAACAGTACTGACAGTATAGCTTACACCATCCTGCACCTTTGTACCGCCTGACAGCGCATCGTACCAACTATATGTAATACCAGCCTCCGGGTTTTGTATGGTAAGCTCCGCCGGTGTACCCTCACAAACCACTACCGAATCGTTCACAAAGTTCAATGCAGCATAGGCGTTGGCAACAACAGGCTTCACGGTATCTGCAATACAACCATCTTCACCAATAATACGCAGCTTTACATAAAACGTACCCGGCTCCCCAAAACGCTTTACTGTATCCTGTGTTCCTGACCCTGTATTATCATCAAAGTCCCACTTCCATTTATTTACCGGCGTGCCATTACTCATAGTAGCTATGCCCTGGAATTGCGCAAGATCGTTCAGGCATCCTGAGTAATTCACCGTGAAATCTACCTTCGGTTTACCAATCACATGAATAACCAGCATCACGCCTGATGTGTTATCGCAGCTTTCTATATCAGGATGTGAATATTCAATAGGAACATAATAGGTACCTTCCTGGCTGAACACAAAATCCTGGCGAATGGTATATTGATATAACTTTCTTCCATTGACCATAACAGAATCCAATGGTATCGGATTCACCTGTATGCTATCTGCATGTGGTGCCAGGCTGGCAACTTCACTAAACTTCCAGCGAATAGATTGAGGTTTCACCGGTATAGCCATGGTAAAGCGGAACGGAGTGCCTACACAGGTATAATCACTATTACCCCCATTGGAGCAGAACACATTGGTAAAGCCGGGTAATGAGCTCAGGTTTTTCACCAATGTACCAGCATTATATCCGTAACTCTCCACAATGCCCTCTCCATAAGTAATGGCCGTGAAACCAGAATCACTTACAACAGTTACCTGCTCTTTAGCGGCATCCCATCTTTTCACGACTACCGTATAACCCGCCAGGTTGGGATGCGGATAAGTAAAATCAAAAGTGTTGGAACCATTAATCAGCAATGAACTCAGTCCTTTAGAAGGTATCAGCAATGTGAGATAATTGACGGTGATATCCTCTTCCGAATTCCTGTAGAAGTTCACTTCTTTTATCCCCTGCTCTATCGGGCTGAGATAGAACATTTCAGGATCGCCGGTGCCGGCCTGATCGCATGTTCCCTGAGACATCATGTATTGTGCCACCATAATGGGTTGGTCAGCCTCCACATAATCAGGTGTATTGGAAATATATTCGTAATAATAGTTGTTAATCAGGTTGGTTAATACTACCCCATTCACCTTCACAACAGTGGCAGGATTTTTTACTGCCACCCGGAAGATATTGGCATTCACCGCCGTAGGATCGGAAGATACTGACGTAGGTGCAGTAAGATAACGCTTGCCCCATGCCTGTGCCGGTAAGTTCTGCTGCATAATATTATCACCACCTCCGCCACCGGAATTGCAACTAATGGAAGTACGACCACTACCGGAATACACAGCAATCGGGTAACATTTTCCTGACATATTCTGAATAGATCGAACGTGACTGCCGGTAAGATCATATCCGACATAATTCTTTCCATCCATACGATCAAAAGCACCCATTACCTGGTACACTTCTCCCTTATTCAACAGAACAGTAAACGTTGCGTTTGCCGCACGACCACCCAGTGTAGGGTTAGAAGGTGTTATTTCCACTACAGTGCTGTCGTGACTGGCTACTACATAAAACCAGGAGTAGCTATTATCTTCATCAAAAACCTGCTGGGAGTTGATGGAATAATAATCATAACCATAAGTACCCACAGGCAGCAGCATAGTGGCGCCTGACGATGCCGCACCGTAAATATGTGCATAGGCAACGATAGGAACATCACTTTCTATGCTAATACCACGATCATACTTTCCTTCATCCAGCAGGCGGGCATCAGCTACACCGGCCTTAGGAATCAGGTCGCTGGTAATAACAGTGTTGGCAGGTATACGATATTGTTTTACCCATGACGTGCCATTGATATGCACCGTTACGTTCGCAGCATCTTTGGCACTCAGGTACAACAGCATTTCCTGGGAGTTAGTGCCTTTAAAGAAGCTATGATTACCATAAGCTACCCAAAACCGGGTACCCCTGTTAGAGCTGTCAACACTCACATACGGATCATCCTTCGGCACCACTACCGTACTGTCTGCAAGCCCTGTAAACCGGTGCAGGTAGTCCAGGTGATGCTCTGTAATAGTATTGAAAACAATATCCGATCTGCTGGCAGTATCTACTATCCATTCACCGGAAGCTTTTGTTCTGCCCAACCGGATATATTTCTCCGGATCTATATAACCTTGCCAGGAATCCAGGTAATGTTGCTCCAGCGTATAATCGGTAGCACCTGTACCCGTTATTTCCGCATCGGTATAGAAATACATATATTTTGCAGTAGACGGCAATGCGGGAGGTACCACACCGGAATATCTTCTTACTTTCAGCTGATCCGGCACTGTAGCACCCCAGGTTATCGTATACACCGTATCTGTACCCAGCATAAATGCCTGACGGGTATTGGCAGTTGCCACAGCAGGCACAGCCAGGGAAACAGGGGGCACAGAGGCAGGTACGAACTCGTAAGCACCTAAATCCGGCACACCTGCCTGCAATGTTACCGGCCTTGGCTGATGATTGATATCATGATCATTACCCGCTACCTGTAAACCACGGCCGTGCATACCCCATACCGTAGAATCGGTTACATCCGGACGCAGGTCTTCATCACTGACAAAGGCAGGCTTATAAACAATAGAATTGAAATCCTGTGAAGAAGCATTGATCCAACCCTGTAAAGTTTGGTAAGTATCCCCTCCTATTACAGCCAGGTCGTTGCCGGTAGTATACAACATGTTGTAATCACCTCCATACAGCTCTTTCAGAGCCGAATAAATGGCTTTACCGCCGCCTGTCTGCGAAAAAATATTATTGATTGACGTAGAAGCACCTACAAAAGCAGACCAATGCCAGAAATAGGCAGCATAGTTATCAATGGCAGCAGTAGAAGTACTGTGCACAGAGTTGTTTTCGTACCGTGCAGAAGAACTATAATTATAAATACCGTAAGCATTGTCGCCACTGCTATTTATACTGATTACGTTGTTACGCACTACCACACCCTGGCTCTCTTGCATGGTTAATCCATACACATCACCAGTATTGTTGCCTGTGGCCAGCATATAGTTAGCTTCTACGCTCACCGGATTCAATGGGCCTGCAGCAGTTGCGGCAACCGATATACCGTGAACAGAAGCTGCTGTATTATGCATCAGTACCGTATTACCCGTGATCTGTAAAGAACTGTCACAATAGTCTACGTAAATGCCATGAGCGGGTGTATTCTGCGATGCTCCCAGGATAACACTATCCCGTGTAACCACCAGACGGCTTGCATAATGTCCGTAAATACCGTACTGGTAAGCCCCCACTACCTTGTTACTATCAATAGTTACACCAGGAGTCAGCTTATTATAATCGCCGGCCAGCCAGATACCTGCTGAGCCATCCTGTATGGTATTTCCTTTCAACACTGTTCCTTTACCGGAAAAGTCGGTTATATAGACAGCCGCCATGTCTTCCGAAGTAGTTGTTGTACTGTGCGATACAATGGCACAATTCAACAGACTATCGAAGGAAGATTGATGCAACAGATGCACCGCACGACCATAAGTATCGTTCGAAGCCTGTATAGTAATGCCGCGGTAAGTAATAAAAGAAGCGCTGTCCAGCTGCAGCACGTAGTTATCTGTATTGTCTGTAGCCTGGTAAGTAAGCAGCACAGAAGCAGGAATACCATTAGCAGACTGGAAAGTAACCCTGCTGGTATCTGAAGCCCCTACGATGCGGTGCATGCGTACTTTCTCGTTATAAAGCCCTGGCTTAACATTAAAAGTAACAGCACCTTCAATGCCACAATCCATAGCAGCTACAGCAGCTGAGAACGAAGAAAAATCGCCATTGCCGCTATTGTCAATAGTATATATACCCGCAGGGAACGCTGCATTCAGATGCATTTGTGCCGGAACAGAGTACACGGTATCAGTGCCACACGCCACGCCACAACGGTAATAATCGCTGTGCAACACTTCTGTCTGGTAATCTTTCACATATAGCTTAGGTCCCACATTATCCCATCCGGAAACACCGTTGGCACTTTTCTGCCACTGATAGGTTTGACCTCCTCCTGTGTTGCTGCCGTTCAAATCCAGCTCTACCGTAGCGCCCATGCACATGCCGGAGTTTGGGGTCAATACTGTTGTTCCTGCAACAGGTGTAGAGCAAGGTGTTACTGTATACTCATACGCCCCAATATCTGGCGTAGCGGAAGTTCTGGCTACGCCCAATATATCTGCCGGTATTCCCACAGGAATACCGGTATTTTCCATAGGCGTAATAGCAGGTATGAAATTGCCGGCAACCGGGCTGGTGAAAACAGGATCCATATTCATAGAATGCGCCTCCTGCCCCAAAGCAGCCTGCCAATCGGTCAATGTTGTATAACTATTATTGTAATACCCGATATAGTTTTTACCACCAGCGCCATTGACATAATAATCGTTGTGGTCTATTACCCAGTCAGCAGCATTGCCACTCAATTCCATCGCCTTCTTCTCTCCGTTACCGCCGCGTGTAATGGAAATGATATTATTCTGCCATGCCACCGTCGAAGCAAAAGAGAGCCTGAACCCGGATGTGTATGCCGTAGACGTACTATTTACGTCGTCCAGTGAAATGGTATTATGATAGAATTTTACATTGCTGGCCCCCATATCATCACATCCATATAAGGAACCCGCCCCCACAAAATCATACACCAGGTTATTGGACACTATTATCTCCTTGCCAGCTTCTGCACTACAAAACATCAACACAATGCCGGAAGCGTTTGCCAGACTGCTTGTATTAGCACCAAATGGATGAAAGAACCTGTTACCATTGATACGCACACCGTTTTCTTCATTTTCCAGGTACACACCATTAAAATCCGACACATCGCTTGCTGTAGGTCGGGAAATCCTATTATGATCTATAACAGTATTTTCTGTATAAGTCAAACGTATGCCGGCGTTATAAAAGTCCTGTATATCGTTATTGGTAATGAGATTCGCCCTTACAGGTTTACCGGAATTTCCGGAAAAGGAAATACTATTATAACCTCCACTCACTTTATTGCCATCGAATATATTACCATCACAATCAGCATCGCCATAACCGAAAAGATCACTCGCGCTGGCATTCATAACAAAGCCCGCAAAGTGATTATCAGAACCACGGAACGGAATCACTACGTTACACTTCCGGAAAGTATTGCTGTCTGCATCATTCAGTAACTGGGCGCCTACTCCGTAACTGCCGCCGCCGGTAGCATCGATGGTCAGGCTATCAAAAATGATATGATCGGCACTGTTCAACTTAATCACCGCCATTTCTTCCGGGTTATCAGAAGAAAAATGGAGGGTATTGCCATTACCGCTGAAGGTAACTGTAGCAGTGCTGGAAGTACCTGTTATCGGCTCCAGGATCAATTGCTCATCATAAGTACCACTGCCAGGTGCTACCTGGAAAGTAACTGCATCAGCTATGCCGCAACCCATAGCCTCTTTAGCCTCGTTAAAGCTTTTATAGTCAGCTGTGCTGCCACTCTTGTTAATGGCATAAACGCCTCCGGGTAGCGGATAGCGAATAGTAAGCGCAACCGTATCGGAATAGCTGCTTATACCACTGCAATTAACCCATATACGGTAATAGGTTTTTGTATTGGCACGCACGGCCGTATCGCCATTAAGCATAGCTGGCCCCAGGTTTGTAAAAGGTCCGGCGGCAGAAGAAGCCGACTGCAACTGGTAAATCTGGTTGCCTCCAAGCGTATTGCCCTCCAGCTTCATCATCACCAGCGTATTGGCACACACCGTATCCTTACTTAACCGGATATGGCCCCCAACAGGTGGCGTAACACAAGATGGCGGTATAAACTCGTACACTCCCAAATCGGGAGTGGTAGTGCTACGCGCTACTCCCAGCATATCTGCGGGCACCTGCGTAACCGGAACTCCCTTGTTGTCAATAGCGGTATTGAAAACATGAAGATCACCGGTAGATACATTCGGATAAAAAGGATTGAGTGAAAAAGAATTCATATCCATCCCTGTAGCATTCTGCCAATCCGCCAGGGAGGCTTTATCTCCATTATCAGAATGAGCCAAACGGGTAACTCCACCTGTACCCGGGAATATATATAGGTCATTCCTGTCGGAAGTGATACCAGATACAGGCCCGTTGAAATACAAGGCCGTTTTTTCTCCTGCTCCGGTACGGCTGATGGTAATAATATTATTACTGAACTTCAGATTAGCTGATTGCTCCTCCTGGTAATATCCCATAATGGCTGGTCCAAAATTAACAGCCGGGTTATTCCCATCCAGAGAAACGGTATTATTATAGTAAAACACGCTGGTGGAACCTAAACTGGCTATTCCCCGGATACTGCATCTGTCGCCAAGGCTATACAATAAATTATTACTTACCAGGTTATCCACCCCAGCCAATGCCTTTACCTGTTCCAGCACAATACCATTCAAACGTGTATTGCCGGAAACAATTCCTCCCTGCAAGTGCGTGATGGTGTTGGCATTAATACTTAAACGCGCACTCAGGTCTTTAGCGTAAATGCCATAGATGTCAGAAGCCCCGTCAACCCTGCCGGTACGGGAAAAAACATTCCGCTGCACCGTCGTGGTAAAAGAACCTCTGATATACATGCCGTATTGGTAAAAATCGTCTACAACATTATTCCGTATGATGTTACCACTATTAGAGGAAGTGGTGTTGCTGGCCAGTACGATACCACAAAATCCACCTGTGATATGGTTATTGGAAATAATATTGCCATCGCATAACGCGCCGATGTCTGGCAAAAGATCTATATCGGAATTATTGATTACCACACCTGCATATTTAGCTTCGCCGGAAGAAGCATTTACCGTAATAACACAACGATTAATAGTATTCGAATCTGCATTATTCATGATTTGCACACCATAACCAAAATCGCCTGTTGCACGAATAACCAGGCTGTCGAATATAATATGATCCGCGCCATCCAATTTGATCACCGCCCGTTCATTGCCATTGCCAGATGCAAATTCCAATACCTCACCATTACCATTGAAAGTAACCGTTTTGGTAGCAGATGTACCAGGCACCCGTTGCATGATCAGTTGTTCGTTGTATGGACCACTGCCTGGCGCCACATTAAATACAACACTGCTTTTAATGCCGCATTTAACCAGGTTGTAAGCCTCGTTGAAAGAATGCAATATATTAGGACCTGCAGGCGCATTTTTATCAATAGTATACCCCCCCTGTACAAAAGACGGAGAAAAAACCTGTACCGGCGCAGAGTAAGAAAAGCCTCCACCGTTGTTACATGTTACTTTTACGCGGTAATAGGTAGATGTATCCTGCGTAGCATTATAGCTAAAACCAGTTCCGCCAGGAACATTTGTCCAGGCGGCATTGTCTTTTGACGACTGCCATTGATACGAAAGACCGGAAGCAACAGTAGCGCCCTGGGGGGCTAACAAAAAAGCCTGCTCCATACACACACTAGTAATAGTAGAAACAGCAGTGCCCGCCACAGGCGTACCTGAACAGGCGGGAGCAGCTGCCCAGCTAAAAATGATATTGGGTCTGCTGGTAGCATCTCCATCCTGTAATATACCTGGTGAGTTACATAAATTTCCCTGGCCATCCAGCACAAAAGAATGTGACCCGTTAAAGCCTAAAGCGGTTGTCATTCTTACCAGGGGATTGGAGCTGCCGTACCAGGTGCTGCTATTATCCGCAGCCCCGTTACAAACTTCTATTACGATATTATCCGATCCGTTCCAGAAAAACGGGCTGGTAAGTGAAAACGTGTTTACCCCGATGGAAGGCATATAATCCACAGGACCATATACCATAGTGGTGCCGGGTACCCAGGCATTCAGATTTAAGGAATTAATGGTAGTAGTGCCTATTTTAATGGCATATTGTTCTATGGCTGTATGCGTATTGCCCACATTAAGATCACGATCTACTACAGTAAAAGCAACAGCACTAATATTGCCAGGCCCCATACCTGCTGCTATTAATTCACTGGCGCGATACAGATATTGTGCCCTGTTACCGCCCGCCCCATCCTGCAACGGACAGGGTGATTGCCAGGCATCGTTTGTAGCAGTGCCTGTGCCTATAGATGTATTTACCTGGGCATTCGACTGAATAACGATAGACAGGATCAATAGCATAAGAAAGCTATTCCTGCAAACAGCAGGAAAAAGCCCCTTTCTCAAAGTAGTCATTTATTGGTTAGTTTATTTTCTATATATTATCTGAACACCTTTATATCATTTTTCACCGGTTATTATGGCACAGGCGTCAGAAGCTAAACAGTTTATGTTTTGTACTGTAAATATTAGAGAAATAACTATAATAAAATATAGTAACATTTAGCTATTTTTCTTACACTTCATGGCATACTCAAAACAGGTTGAGAGCGGCTTTTCCAGGCAGCGTGGCTTTTCTTTTTTGTTAGCACTGTAAAATTCAGGAGAAATGAAGGCAAAAAAGACAAACATTTTGCCATTAGCATTCAGGCAATCTTTTGACTAACCATAAAAACGGTATTATCCGGTATAAACTTATCGGCTTTGAAGATGACGATGATGCGGCAGTAGAAGAACTGACACTATTAATGGAACAGGCCCGCCCCCCTTCCTAAACAATCCAATAGATAAATGTTCATTAGTTCTTTTGAAAAACCAAACAAAAGCCTGCTACGATGTGTTTAGCCATTTATACATTTAAAATACTACTATATATATGTCTGGCATTAAAAAAACATGTAATTATTGCATGTTACTTATAAAATAAGCATAATTAGTGAACCAATGCTACATTTGAGGTAACATCCACTTCTATGATAACCATCCCTTACAGCCATCTGTATGCCGTCAGGCGTTATAGAATTTTTATCTGGAAAACAATCCGCGACAAAAAGCCGCCTTCCGATAATGCTTTTGATTACTGGCAAAACAATCTGTTTTTGTTTATCATCACCTGGATAATGCCCATTGGTATTTTAGTTACTATCCTGGTAAGCTGTTTTGAACTGAAAAAAGGAGATTATACCATTGTGCTCACCAACATCTTTACTATCTTCTCGCTCAACACCATAGTGCTGCAACGTTCGTTAAGCGTTTTTATACGCAAGCTGTTGTTTGCCATTATCCTGGCCATAATGTCATTAACAATGGCCGGCTTTTTACATAACCTTTCCCTGGGTGGTATTTACCTGTTCACTGCCAGCATTTTTATGGCCCTGTTCTTTTCCGGCTCCATT encodes the following:
- a CDS encoding Ig-like domain-containing protein, with protein sequence MLLILSIVIQSNAQVNTSIGTGTATNDAWQSPCPLQDGAGGNRAQYLYRASELIAAGMGPGNISAVAFTVVDRDLNVGNTHTAIEQYAIKIGTTTINSLNLNAWVPGTTMVYGPVDYMPSIGVNTFSLTSPFFWNGSDNIVIEVCNGAADNSSTWYGSSNPLVRMTTALGFNGSHSFVLDGQGNLCNSPGILQDGDATSRPNIIFSWAAAPACSGTPVAGTAVSTITSVCMEQAFLLAPQGATVASGLSYQWQSSKDNAAWTNVPGGTGFSYNATQDTSTYYRVKVTCNNGGGFSYSAPVQVFSPSFVQGGYTIDKNAPAGPNILHSFNEAYNLVKCGIKSSVVFNVAPGSGPYNEQLIMQRVPGTSATKTVTFNGNGEVLEFASGNGNERAVIKLDGADHIIFDSLVIRATGDFGYGVQIMNNADSNTINRCVITVNASSGEAKYAGVVINNSDIDLLPDIGALCDGNIISNNHITGGFCGIVLASNTTSSNSGNIIRNNVVDDFYQYGMYIRGSFTTTVQRNVFSRTGRVDGASDIYGIYAKDLSARLSINANTITHLQGGIVSGNTRLNGIVLEQVKALAGVDNLVSNNLLYSLGDRCSIRGIASLGSTSVFYYNNTVSLDGNNPAVNFGPAIMGYYQEEQSANLKFSNNIITISRTGAGEKTALYFNGPVSGITSDRNDLYIFPGTGGVTRLAHSDNGDKASLADWQNATGMDMNSFSLNPFYPNVSTGDLHVFNTAIDNKGVPVTQVPADMLGVARSTTTPDLGVYEFIPPSCVTPPVGGHIRLSKDTVCANTLVMMKLEGNTLGGNQIYQLQSASSAAGPFTNLGPAMLNGDTAVRANTKTYYRIWVNCSGISSYSDTVALTIRYPLPGGVYAINKSGSTADYKSFNEAKEAMGCGIADAVTFQVAPGSGTYDEQLILEPITGTSSTATVTFSGNGNTLHFSSDNPEEMAVIKLNSADHIIFDSLTIDATGGGSYGVGAQLLNDADSNTFRKCNVVIPFRGSDNHFAGFVMNASASDLFGYGDADCDGNIFDGNKVSGGYNSISFSGNSGKPVRANLITNNDIQDFYNAGIRLTYTENTVIDHNRISRPTASDVSDFNGVYLENEENGVRINGNRFFHPFGANTSSLANASGIVLMFCSAEAGKEIIVSNNLVYDFVGAGSLYGCDDMGASNVKFYHNTISLDDVNSTSTAYTSGFRLSFASTVAWQNNIISITRGGNGEKKAMELSGNAADWVIDHNDYYVNGAGGKNYIGYYNNSYTTLTDWQAALGQEAHSMNMDPVFTSPVAGNFIPAITPMENTGIPVGIPADILGVARTSATPDIGAYEYTVTPCSTPVAGTTVLTPNSGMCMGATVELDLNGSNTGGGQTYQWQKSANGVSGWDNVGPKLYVKDYQTEVLHSDYYRCGVACGTDTVYSVPAQMHLNAAFPAGIYTIDNSGNGDFSSFSAAVAAMDCGIEGAVTFNVKPGLYNEKVRMHRIVGASDTSRVTFQSANGIPASVLLTYQATDNTDNYVLQLDSASFITYRGITIQASNDTYGRAVHLLHQSSFDSLLNCAIVSHSTTTTSEDMAAVYITDFSGKGTVLKGNTIQDGSAGIWLAGDYNKLTPGVTIDSNKVVGAYQYGIYGHYASRLVVTRDSVILGASQNTPAHGIYVDYCDSSLQITGNTVLMHNTAASVHGISVAATAAGPLNPVSVEANYMLATGNNTGDVYGLTMQESQGVVVRNNVISINSSGDNAYGIYNYSSSARYENNSVHSTSTAAIDNYAAYFWHWSAFVGASTSINNIFSQTGGGKAIYSALKELYGGDYNMLYTTGNDLAVIGGDTYQTLQGWINASSQDFNSIVYKPAFVSDEDLRPDVTDSTVWGMHGRGLQVAGNDHDINHQPRPVTLQAGVPDLGAYEFVPASVPPVSLAVPAVATANTRQAFMLGTDTVYTITWGATVPDQLKVRRYSGVVPPALPSTAKYMYFYTDAEITGTGATDYTLEQHYLDSWQGYIDPEKYIRLGRTKASGEWIVDTASRSDIVFNTITEHHLDYLHRFTGLADSTVVVPKDDPYVSVDSSNRGTRFWVAYGNHSFFKGTNSQEMLLYLSAKDAANVTVHINGTSWVKQYRIPANTVITSDLIPKAGVADARLLDEGKYDRGISIESDVPIVAYAHIYGAASSGATMLLPVGTYGYDYYSINSQQVFDEDNSYSWFYVVASHDSTVVEITPSNPTLGGRAANATFTVLLNKGEVYQVMGAFDRMDGKNYVGYDLTGSHVRSIQNMSGKCYPIAVYSGSGRTSISCNSGGGGGDNIMQQNLPAQAWGKRYLTAPTSVSSDPTAVNANIFRVAVKNPATVVKVNGVVLTNLINNYYYEYISNTPDYVEADQPIMVAQYMMSQGTCDQAGTGDPEMFYLSPIEQGIKEVNFYRNSEEDITVNYLTLLIPSKGLSSLLINGSNTFDFTYPHPNLAGYTVVVKRWDAAKEQVTVVSDSGFTAITYGEGIVESYGYNAGTLVKNLSSLPGFTNVFCSNGGNSDYTCVGTPFRFTMAIPVKPQSIRWKFSEVASLAPHADSIQVNPIPLDSVMVNGRKLYQYTIRQDFVFSQEGTYYVPIEYSHPDIESCDNTSGVMLVIHVIGKPKVDFTVNYSGCLNDLAQFQGIATMSNGTPVNKWKWDFDDNTGSGTQDTVKRFGEPGTFYVKLRIIGEDGCIADTVKPVVANAYAALNFVNDSVVVCEGTPAELTIQNPEAGITYSWYDALSGGTKVQDGVSYTVSTVTQTVNFYVTAVKNGCESPREKATATLLAKLAVPVATVDSLGTNMVRFRWEAVPGAMGYEVSVNGGTTWATPSSGNLGLTHTIVNLLPGQEVTLLVKVRGESACQDTVSETAKAMVLQSQIFIPNSFTPNGDGLNDVIQIYGNVIREMRFIIFNQWGEKLFETREQNKGWDGTYKGKPQPSGVYIYLCQLVLADGSKQTKKGSINLVR